Sequence from the Paenibacillus tundrae genome:
TGACCTTGGTTATTGGTGTTCCTATCGTTGGTGTAGGAATTTCTATGATTGCCATCGTTGTAGGACAAATGGTTACCAGTATGTTAATTGATCATTTTGGTTGGCTCGGCAGTACTCGTAAACAGATTGGTTCTAAACGAGTGGCAGCCTTGATACTCATGTTGGCCGCACTGGTGTTTACTTTATTTTAAGTAAGAAGGAGAATTTTATTATGGGAATTGGATTATTAATTGTAATTGTGACGTTAATAGGTGGTGCTGTGCTTGGAGCCCAATCTTCCCTTAACGGTAAGATCAGTCGTACAATTGGACTGTTAGAAACAGTATTCTTTACCTTTGCTTCTGGCGCCTTAGTTTTAGCTGTGCTCGTTGTTTTTTTTGGAAGTGGACATCTTTTCGATCTCATTCATGCACCTAAGTTGCAATTGGCAGCTGTTTTCTTGGGATTTGGTTACCTGTTCTTATCAACATTTTCTGTAAATATGATTGGTGTTACTCCTGCCAACCTAACTGCAATTGTTGGACAACTGTTAGCAGGATTTGTGATAGATGCT
This genomic interval carries:
- a CDS encoding DMT family transporter, translated to MGIGLLIVIVTLIGGAVLGAQSSLNGKISRTIGLLETVFFTFASGALVLAVLVVFFGSGHLFDLIHAPKLQLAAVFLGFGYLFLSTFSVNMIGVTPANLTAIVGQLLAGFVIDAMGLFGSEIINFSWQRGVSLVLMLVALALIFSEKTGRAESIR